The nucleotide sequence TAAGGTAACAAATTAGCTTTCTTTTCTCATAATGAATAGGTTTAAATGATAAAATCGTCCTCTCTCATCTGATTTGATTGGCTTTTACTATATGTTCTGTTCCCATATGTGTGTTCTGTAGCTAGTCCTATAAGTCGTATTTAATTGCTTGTGTGTAGGTAGTATTAGTTATGTTTCTGTAAGTACTTCATTGCCTTAATTAGTTGTAAATGAAACTTAGTACTTAGTTATTTACTTTCCAGCTTCCCAACTGCATAGATTTGATTGCCATTAATTAGTTGTAAGTCATAGAAGGCTTACTTAAGCCTCTGTGTCGCTAGTAGAGTGGCACAGATCAACCATGGCTAATAACTCGTCAAGCTATGTTAACCTACTACAGAGTCAACTTCCAGTTGATCTTGATGCAGCCGAACCTTTATGGTTCGGTAGCGAAGGTCCTGATGAGGCTTATGTGATGTCTGGTAGCGAAGTGCCTGAAGCATCTGGTGTGAAGTCAACTCCCCAACAATCTGAGAGAAGGAAATGGTCTCCCAAAGAGGATATAATCCTCATTGGGGCATGGCTTAACACCAGTAAAGACCCGATCGTCAACAATGAGCAGAAAGGTGGAGCATTTTGGAAGCGGATTGTGGAGTACTACAACGCAAGCCCTCTGTTGGTTGGGACGCAACC is from Raphanus sativus cultivar WK10039 unplaced genomic scaffold, ASM80110v3 Scaffold6393, whole genome shotgun sequence and encodes:
- the LOC108838484 gene encoding glutathione S-transferase T3-like translates to MANNSSSYVNLLQSQLPVDLDAAEPLWFGSEGPDEAYVMSGSEVPEASGVKSTPQQSERRKWSPKEDIILIGAWLNTSKDPIVNNEQKGGAFWKRIVEYYNASPLLVGTQPRVLHSCKQRWSRINDHVAKFSGCYDRALRQQRSGQNDDDVMKAALDSFFNIMNIKFTMDHCWRELRYDQKWCSLVQGKDTVKEKRKVVDLDGEEAAVGEEEARPPG